Part of the Nitrospiraceae bacterium genome is shown below.
GTGGCGGCCGCGCGACCATGGCTCGCGCCAAGCATGTCCCGGTCATCGGGGTCGGAGGCCCGGTCGGATCGGGCAAAACGGCGCTGGTAGAAGCCTTATGTCGGAAACTCCGCGATCGCTTCAGCATGGCCGCCGTCACCAATGACATCTTCACGAAAATCGATGCTGAGATTTTGACCACCCACGGGGCCTTGCCTCCTGACCGGATCCTCGGCGTGGAGACAGGCGGCTGTCCCCATACAGCGATCCGAGAGGACGCCTCGCACAACCAGGAAGCCATCGATGAATTAGTGCGCAGACATCCGGATCTAGAGTTGATCTTCGTTGAAAGTGGAGGAGACAATTTGGCGGCGACGTTCAGTCCCGAACTCGTGGACCACGTGATTTACGTGATCGACGTCGCCGAGGGCGATAAGATTCCCCGCAAGGGTGGTCCTGGCATCACGCGATCGGACCTCCTGGTGATCAACAAAATGGATCTTGCACCCTACGTGCGGGCCGACTTGTCCGTCATGGAACGGGACAGCCGGCGCATGCGTGGCAACCTGCCGTTCGTGTTTACCAATCTGCTGACCGGGGAGGGGCTGGATCGAGTGGTGGACTGGGTGGAGCAGCGAATTCCCCAGCGCGTGCGACGGTCCTGATTGTTTCATCGCTTCCAGTGGTACGGACAAGAAAGGGGGGCGAAGCCGCCCACATCTCTTCCGTCGGACGCACCGGAGAGCTGCGGCTTAGCTACGCCAGGCGTAATCACAAGACGATCATTGCCCGCTCCCACTGCACCAGTCCCTGGCATCTCCTCCCACCGATTTATCTGGACGAATCGGGGGCAGCGTATACACTGTTGCTCAATCCTTCCGGCGGACTGGTCGGCGGTGATCACCTGTCCATCAACATGGAACTGGACGAGGATGCGCACGTCCTCATTTCTGCTCCCTCTGCGAACCGCATCTACCGATCGTTGGGTGAGGTGTCGGTTCAGGAGATTGATCTTCGTCTTGGGCCTGGTGCCATTCTCGAGTGGCTCCCGGACCATACTATCCCTTTTGCCGGCTCGCGCTTTCGCCAAACCATCGAAGTGAAGTTGGCTGCCGGTGCGTCTGTGTTGTTGTGGGACGCGATCGCTTCAGGCCGGATCGCCCGCGGAGAACGATGGAAATTCAAGAGCCTCGAGAACGATATCCGAATCAGAACGGCAGCTGGCGCATCGGTGAGGGAACGTTATGTGCTCGCGCCGGCCGATAAGCTAATCGGTCATGGGTTAGCAGAGGAGTGGGACTATGTTGGATCGCTATTTGTAATCGGAGATCAAGTCGAGTCGAGCGTCTGGACTTCGCTCGAAGCAGCCCTCGCAGCAATTCTTGAGGAATATCCCGATCATGTGCTTGGCGGCGTATCTCAACCGGCGGTTCCCGGTCTGGTGGTGAAATTGGTCTCCAGGTCTGCCCCGGACCTGACGTCGACGTTGACTGCTCTATGGGGAGCGGTGCGCAAGGCTCTCTGGAACTTACCTCCTGCGACCTTGCGGAAGTATTGATTACCGGGACCGGTGTACTAATCGGCTCGGGAAAGAGGTTTGACACCCCGCGAGCCCCGATGGTATTCTTGGCACGCGTCCGGAGACAACGGAGTCTCCATATTAAACCAGCACTTATCACGGACAATGGCGTCCTCGGTCCTCTCTTGGGATTGAGGGCGTTTTTTTTTGACAGGCTGTTGAAAATGGCCTCCAACAGCGTTCTCGGTGGCTCAGACCACTCAACGTACTCCGAGGAAGTACGCCTCGCGGTCTTCGCTTCCTGCGGCCTTGTTGGAAAGCCATTTTGAACACCCTTAATTGAGTGACCGAAAATGCGCACGTTTCGTATCGCCATGGCTCAGATCAATCCGACGGTCGGCGATATCGCCGGGAATTCCCGTCTGATCAGGGCCTGGATCAAAGAAGCACGCAAAGCCAAGGCTGATCTGGTGGCGTTTCCTGAACTGGCCGTGACGGGGTATCCCCCCGAGGATCTTCTCTTGAAGCCTGGTTTCGTGGATGACAACCGGCGCGCACTTGATGAGATTGCCCATGACTGTAGCGGAATCGTCGCGGTCATCGGTTATGTCGGACAGGGGGCGATGGCCCGGGAGAAATCTGGACCACCGTCGGTCGTTTCAGCCGATCGGCACGAATTGTACAATGCGGCGGCCATCATAGCCGAACGGCGTCTGGTAGCCACCTACAGCAAGTGGCTCCTGCCGAACTATGGGGTGTTCGACGAAGGCCGTTACTTCCACCCTGGCCGAAGGCTTTCACTGGTCGGTCTTCGTGGCGTCACGATCGCCGTCAACATTTGTGAAGACATCTGGTTTCCCGACGGGCCGACGCGTGCACAGGCCGCGGCGGGAGCCGACGTCATCGTCAACATTAATGCGTCGCCGTTCCATATCGGGAAGAGCCGATTCCGCGAGCAGATGCTGGTCACCAGGGCCCGGGAGAACGGGGTCATCGTGACCTACACCAATACCGTGGGTGGACAAGATGAACTGGTGTTCGACGGGAACAGTGTGATCGTGGACCCGGCTGGTGAGGTGGTGGCAAGAGGAAGAGCGTTCCAGGAGGATTTGGTGGTCGCCGACCTCAATGTGGATGCGATGGTGCGTGCTCTCATGGCGCGCGAACGCAAAAAACCCCTCAGCGGAAAAATGGCGGCGGTCGTCGATCGGCTCACGGTGAAGCTTCCCGCGACAAAGACGAAGCCGGCTCGTCTAGTGTCGTCTTTCGCGACGCCCCTGGGTGAGCTTGAAGAGGTCTATCTGGCGCTCGTGCTGGGGGTCAGGGATTATGTGCGGAAAAACGGGTTCAAACGCGTGGTCATCGGATTGAGTGGGGGGATCGACTCCGCGCTTACATCCGTCATTGCGGTCGATGCGATCGGGGCGGAGAACGTGGTCGGCCTGTTCATGCCATCGCCCTATACGTCCCAGGAAAGTGGCGAGGATGTGGCGGAGCTGGTTCGTCGATTGAAGATCGAGTGCCGGACTGTTCCGATCACCTCGACGTTCGAGGCCTATCTGCAGTCTTTGTCTCCCCTCTTTTCCGGAAAACCAGTCGACACGACCGAAGAGAATATCCAAGCGCGCATCCGCGGAAATCTGTTGATGGCGCTCTCGAACAAGTTTGGGCACCTTGTCTTGACCACCGGCAACAAGAGCGAGATGAGTGTCGGGTACGCCACACTGTACGGCGATATGGCGGGCGGGTTTGCCGTCATCAAGGATGTGCCCAAGACGATGGTCTATGAACTGGCCACACTCCGCAATCGCCGGGACAGAACAGCCGTGATTCCCAAGCGCATTCTCGATCGACCGCCGACGGCGGAACTGCGACTCAATCAGAAAGATGAAGACAGTCTGCCGCCCTACGCGGTGCTCGATCCGATCCTCAAATCATACGTGGAGGAAGATCGGTCGGTCGACGAAATCATCGCGATGGGATACGAGCGAGCCACGGTTCTGCGCGTCGTCGCGCTGGTGGATCGCAGCGAATATAAGCGAAGGCAGGCGCCGGTCGGCATCAAGATCACGCATCGCGGCTTGGGCAAAGATCGACGCATGCCGATCACGAACGCGTATCGAGGCATCGAATCGAGCGGATCATGAGGAGGCTCTGATGACAAGCCTGCATCGATCTTGGCTGTGGGTCAGCACAATGCTCATGAATCTGATCCTTTGGGCACCGATCGTCACTGCCGAAGAAATGAGCCCTCGTTTGCCTCCGGGCGGAATCGACAGCGGCGATACGGCCTGGATGTTGGCGGCCTCGGCTTTGGTGCTGGGCATGATTATTCCCGGCATGGTGTTCTTCTATGGCGGATTGGTTCGCAGCAAGAACGTGATCGGGACGATGGTCCAGGCGTTCGCCATTCTCTGCGTGGTCAGTGTGCTCTGGGTGGTCTGTGGCTACAGTCTGGCGTTCGGGCCGGATCGTGGCGGCGTCATCGGCGGGCTCGATTGGGTGGGACTATCCGGCGTCGGTGCAATGCCCCACCCGGTTTACGCACCGACAGTCCCGCACGAAGCCTTCATGCTGTTTCAAATGCTCTTTGCCGCCTTTACGCCGGTACTGATCGCCGGAGCATTCGCCGAGCGGATGAAATTCGGAGCGACTGTGTTGTTTGCCGCCCTGTGGTCCCTGTTCGTCTACGTGCCCCTAGCGCACTGGGTGTGGGGCGGAGGGTGGCTCAGTAAGTTGGGTGTGCTCGATTTTGCCGGAGGGACGGTTGTGCACATCAGTTCCGGTGTGAGTGCGCTGGCCTGCGCGATGGTGCTGGGTAAGCGTCGCGGGTGGCGGACCGATTACATGGCGCCGCATAATCTTCCGTTCGTTCTCCTCGGTGCCGGATTGCTTTGGTTGGGGTGGTTCGGGTTTAACGGCGGCAGTGCCCGAGGGGCGAATGCCGTGGCGATCGGCGCCGTGACGGTAACCCATGTGACAGCGGCGTCGGCAGCGCTGGCGTGGATGATCGTCGAGTGGCAACACCGGGGAAAGCCGACGGTGCTTGGGATTGCCAGTGGAGCGGTGGCCGGACTGGCCACCTCCACGGCCGGAGCCGGTTATCTCGGTCCGGGATCGGCCATGCTTGTGGGTATTGCAGCCGGTCTGTGCTCTTACGCCGCAATTGTTTGGAAGGGAAAGATCGGCTATGATGACAGCCTTGACGTCATGGGAACCCATGGCGTCGGCGGAATTCTCGGGACCCTGGCGGTCGGGCTCTTTGCTTCGAAAGCCGTGAATCCTTCCGCATCAGACGGACTGTTCTTCGGAAATTCCGGTCAGTTCGGAATTCAGACCGTGGCGGTGGCAGCCGCTGTTATTTTTGCCTTTGTCGGGACATACTTGATTCTAAAGCTGGTCGAGGGTGGGATGGGATTGCGCGTCTCGCCGGAAGAAGAAGCCACAGGTCTGGATCTCACACAGCATAATGAGCGTGCGTATTCATAATGGATGGACGTGAGGCGAGAGGCTTGGGGCTAGAGGGTCGGAAAGATCGTGTCGTCTCTTTGCCTCTCGCCTCGTGCCACTCGCCTCTAGCCTATGAGGAGACGACATGAAACTAGTGGAAGCCATTATTAAGCCGTTCAAACTCGATGAGGTGAAGGACGCCTTGCTCGAAATCGGCGTGCAAGGCATGACGGTCACCGAGGTCAAAGGATTCGGCCGGCAAAAAGGTCATAAAGAGACCTATCGCGGGCAGGAATACACCATCGAATTCGTTCCTAAGGTCAAGGTCGAGGTGGCGGTGCAGGATAATCAAGTCCCGCGGGTCCTGGAAACCATTACTCGTGCCGCAAAGACCGGCAGTATTGGAGATGGAAAAATCTTCGTCCGCGATTTACATGCAGCTGTCCGTATTAGAACTGGAGAGACGGGAGAAACTGCGTTGTGATCATGTCGCCGAACGACCGCATGTCTACCACAGCTGCTCTCGACCGGGACACTAGGAGCCTTGCGGCGATCCTGGCGGAACAACGCCGTGCCATCAGTCTTCGCTTGATCGAAGGCGCTTCGGGAGCGGAGACAATGGCGGCCATGACCGATCTCATGGACGATCTCATTACCGGCTGTTACCGGACCGCCGTTCGCCAGGGTGGAGAGGAACTGGCGTCGATCGGGCTACGACAGTGTTGTGTAGTCGCCCTGGGCGGGTATGGCCGTCGAGAATTGGCGCCGTACTCCGACATCGATGTGATGGTCCTGTTTCGGCCGGAAGTCGGCCTGCGGGTCCAACCGCTCGTCCAGGCCGTTCTGCGTCCACTTTGGGATGGCGGTTGCCAGGTGGGCCACAGCGTTCGGACGATCGGCGATTGTATTGAGCTGGCGAGTACGGACTCGACGGTGAAAACGTCGATGATGGAGGCCCGATTCCTGGCGGGGAGCGCGGACCTCTTCCAGGAATTTCACGGTCGCTACCTGCGGAAGGTCGTGACGCAGGCAACGGATACCTATCTGGACCTCAAGCTTGAAGAGCGTCGACGCGAGTACGAAAAGTTCGGCGAGACGGTCTATCTCCTCGAGCCGAACGTGAAGAAAAGCAAGGGCGGGCTTCGCGATCTCCACGTGCTCCAATGGGTGGGGATGGCGCGCTATCACGCACCGACGATTCGGGAGCTCTCGGATCGAGGCATTCTCTCTCGCGCCGACTACCTCGCACTGGTCGAGGCGAGGGAATTCCTCTGGCGTGTTCGCTCGCTGCTCCACGTGCACGGGGGAATGGCCCAGGAAATTCTGTCCTTTGATGAGCAGATCTGGTTGGCCGAACGATTCGGTTTCACCGATCAGCCGCATCTGTTGGCGGTTGAGCAGTTCATGCAGCGGTACTACCAGCACACGATGGGGTTGCACGAGCGCTGCATGCGATTTCTGGAGCGTTGCAGACGTGTCCCGCTCGGTCAACGGTTAGCCCGCTTCCTCCCCGCTCCGAAAGTGGAGGAACATTTCGTCGTCCGCGGCGGGATGCTGACGGTAATCGATGAGAAACGAACGCGTGTCCTCGACAGTCCGGCCCTCTTATTGAAACTCTTTGATGTCGCCCGGTGCCGACGACTGACCATCGATCCGCCTCTGTTGGAGGATATTCATCGGCATGTCGAAGCGACGTCCGAAACTGCTTATCGCACACCTGAGATCAGCCGGACGTTTCTGAGAATCTTGGCCGGCCCTGGAACCGCCAAGACTTTAGAAGCCATGCACAGGGCCTACTTGCTCGAGAAACTTATTCCAGCGATGGGGACCGTTCGTGGACTGATGCAATTCAATCAGTATCACAAGTATACCGTCGATGAGCATAGCCTCCTCGCCGTCGGAAAAGCCGAAGCGCTGGTACAGGATCAAGCGGTCTTAGGCGGTGTGTATCGGGAAATTAAGCGAAAAGACATTCTGCATCTGGCCGTACTGCTTCATGACCTGGGGAAGGGGAAGGAGGAAGACCATAGCGAAGTGGGGAAGCGGCTGGCGGAAGAAGCCGCTGCTCGGTTCGGGTTCGATGAACAGGAAACACGCTCGTTGGTCTTTTTGGTCCATCGGCACTTGCTGATGGCGCATACCGCGTTTCGACGAGACCCGAATGACGTCAAGGTTGTCCTGCCGTTTGCCCGCGAAGTGGGGACACCGGAAGTGCTCAAAAAACTCCTCGCGCTCACAGCAGCAGACATCGCGGCGGTGGGTCCCGGCGTCTTGACGAAATGGAAGGAATCCCTGCTGATCGAGCTGTATCTCCGCACCATCCCGGAGGTGTCGGGAGAACGCGAAGCCGCGGACATCGCCGCCGGCCTCACCGAGATTGCCGCTGACGTTCTTCGCCAGCCGGCGCTGGCTGCTCTGTCTGGTGTCGACCAGGCGTGGATCGAAGGGCAATTGCACCAGTTCCCACAGCGGTACCTCTACGGCACGTCCGCTGCACGTATCGCACTGCACCTGGCGGCCGTCCGGCGTCTCCATGCGGGCGAAGTCGTGGTCGAGTCGGAGTTCAATCAAGAGCTCGGCACCTGTGAATATACCGTGATCGCACACGACGATTTGACGCCGGGGATTTTTTCCAAAATCGCGGGCGTGATGGCGGGTAACGGGCTCCAGATTCTCGACGCGCAGATTCTGACCAGGGCCGATGGAATCGTTATCGATACGTTTCAGGTGACGGACCCGGATTACAACGGTCCCCCGCCGGCTGAACGGCGCCGGCTTGTCGGTGAACGTGTGGCGGCGGTGTTGAAAGGCTGGGAACATGTCGACGACGTCATCCGGCGCGGCGCCCGATTGAAGCTGACGCGCCCCTTGCCGAAAGCGCGCGAAGCCACGGAGGTTCGGATCGACAACGAAACGTCCGACGGGTTCACGATCATTGACGTGTTTGCGGACGATCGCCAAGGGCTCTTATATGTTATGACGAATACGATCTTCCAACTGGGCTTGTCGGTGCATGCGGCGCGCATTTCGACCAGATTGGATCAGGTTGCCGACGTGTTCTATGTCACCGATCAGCGGGGGAAAAAGATCGAGGACCACGCCCAACTCGAACGGATTCGGGCGGGTGTCGAAAAGGCCATCGAGAATTTTCTTGAGGCCAAGGCGGCCTAATCAGGGCTGTAAGGGATTCACTCGGCAGGGGTTGAAAGGAGGAGGGGGATGAACGTTCGTGAGGTGTTGGAGTTTGCAAAGAAGAACAAGGTCCAGATTGTGGACCTCAAGTTTGTCGATCTCATCGGGACTTGGCAGCATTTCAGCATCCCCGTCAATGAATTGACGGAGGGGCTGTTCAAGGACGGGTCGGGAATGGACGGGTCATCCATCCGAGGGTGGAAGGCCATCAACAACAGCGACATGCTGGTCGTGCCGGACCCCGCCACAGCCTTCCTCGATCCTTTTTGTTCCGTGCCGACGTTGAGTCTGGTCGGCAATGTCGTCGACCCCATTTCCAGGGAAACCTACGACCGCGATCCGCGATTCATCGCCCAAAAGGCGGAGAAACATCTGCAAAGCACCAAGATCGGGGACATCTCCTATTGGGGACCAGAGGCCGAATTCTTCATCTTCGACCAGGCCCGCTACGACCAGACCAGTCACAGCGGCTATTACTTCATCGATTCGGAGGAAGGCGTCTGGAACTCAGGGCAGGAAGGGTTCAACCTGGGTGGAAAAATCCGCCACAAGGAGGGCTACTTCCCCGTGCCCCCGACCGATACCCAGCAGGACATCCGGAGCGAGATGATCCTCGAGATGGAGAAGGCCGGAATCGAGATCGAGAAACATCACCACGAGGTCGCAACGGCCGGGCAGGCTGAAATTGACATTCGGTTCGATTCGCTGGTCAGGACGGCCGACAAGATGATGATGTACAAGTACGTCGTCAAAAACGTCGCGCGCCGTCACGGGAAAACCGCGACGTTCATGCCGAAACCAATCTTCGGGGACAACGGGTCCGGCATGCACACCCACCAGAGCATTTGGAAGGAAGGCAAACCGCTGTTCGCCGGCAAGGAATATGCGGGTGTGTCGCAGATCTGCCTCCATTACATCGGCGGAATCTTAAAACATGCGCCGGCTCTGGCGGCCTTTACGAATCCATCGACGAATTCTTATAAACGCCTGACACCTGGCTTCGAAGCGCCGGTGTTATTGGCCTATTCGAGCCGCAACCGTTCTGCCGGCATCAGGATCCCGATGTATTCCCCCAGTCCCAAGGCGAAGCGGATCGAAGTGCGGTTCCCTGATCCTGCCTGCAACCCTTATCTCTCGTTTGCCGCCATGCTGATGGCGGGATTGGACGGGATTGAGAACAAGATCAATCCGGGAGAACCGGCTGAAAAGGATCTCTACGATCTCGAGCCCAAGGAAGCAGCGAAGATCCGGACGATGCCGGGCAGTTTGGACGAAGCGTTGACTAATCTAGAGCGGGATCATCAATTCCTCCTGAAGGGCGGGGTTTTCTCGGAGGATCTGATCGATGCTTGGATCGGCTACAAGCGCAGCAAGGAAGTTGATACCATGCGACTACGGCCGCATCCATACGAGTTCTTCCTGTATTACGACGTGTAAGGAGGTCTCGTCCTCTTGTAAAAGATGGGTTGACGGGTCAAGGAGAACCATGGTACAAGTTCCGTCCAGGAGCTGACTCGGGGCAATGACGCTTCGAGAGAGGCTCGTGAAAATCGAGCACGGACAATGGCGTCCGTCATTCTGAAAAGAGTGACGGACGCTTTTTTATTACGCCATATCTAAGGCTGGAGACGGCGATGTCTCCAGGGATGGGGTAGATGCTATCCCATCGTGTCGGACAATGACGTCCTTTCCCGCTTGAGCGGGAGAGGGCGTTTTCTTTTTTGCGAGAACGTGGAAGCGGCTTAGTCGCATTCGTTCCAGTGTCGGATAAGGCGTCGAGACAGAAGGGAGTCCGGTCATGTCGAATAGGCGCAGTAACAGCACGGACAACGTAAACCCGCACGAGTCTGTAATACCGTCCTCCGAGGAGTACTTTGACCGAACGATGGAACAATCCGTCGTTGCAGCGGTGTTGCAAGCTGCGGGGCCGACGCGTCGGCAATTGCTGGCAGGGCTTGGCGGAGCTGCGTTGGTCACCCTGATCGGAGAGGTACTTCCGCTCGACAAGCTCAATGCCTTCGCGGCCGATCCGGTCGGAAAGCCGGAAAAGAAGGACGTCGTGGTCGGCTTCATCCCGATCACCTGCGGGACTCCCATCATCATGGCGGAGCCTTTGGGGTTCTACAAGAAACACGGACTCAACGCGTCGGTGAAACGGGCCGCGGGCTGGGCAATGATCCGAGACTGGGCCGTGAACAAGGAAGTTGACGCGGCCCACATGCTGACGCCCATGCCGCTGGCGATCACGTTGGGGGCCGGATCAGTACCGACACCCATCTACATGCCCGCGGTCGAGAACATCAACGGACAGGCGATTACGCTGCACATCAAGCACAAAGGTGTCAAGACGGCGGCGGATATGAAGGGCTTCCGGTTTTGCGTGCCGTTCGATTTCTCCATGCACAATTACCTGCTTCGGTATTTCCTGGCTGAAGGCGGGGTCCATCCTGACAAGGATGTGCAGATTCGTGTTGTGCCGCCGCCCGAAATGGTGGCAAACCTTAAAGCCGGAAACGTGGACGGGTATCTGGGACCGGATCCGTTCAATCAGCGCGCCGTCTACGAAAACGTCGGGTTCATCTACAAACTGTCCAAGGAGATCTGGGACCGGCATCCCTGTTGCGCCTTTACCGTGACCAAAGAATTCGCGACGACATACCCAAACACGTTTCTTGCTATGTGGCGGGCAATCGTGGACGCGACTCATTACGCGTCCGACCCGTCGCACCGGAAGGAAATCGCGGCAGCAATCGCCCCGACCAATTATCTCAACCAGCCCGTGACGGTTTTGGAACAGGTGTTGACCGGTACCTATGCCGACGGACTCGGCGCGATCAAGAAAGAACCGAACCGGATCGATTTCGATCCGTATCCCTGGCATTCCATGGCGATTTGGATCATGACCCAAATGAAGCGCTGGGGCCATCTCAAAGGAGACGTGAACTATAAAGCGGTTGCGGAACAGGTCTATCGTGCTGCCGATTGCGATCGCATCGCGAAGGAACTCGGCTACCCGACGCATCAATCGACGAGTATGAAACACACGATCATGGGCAAGGTGTTCGACCCGGACCAAGCCGACGCCTACGTGAAGAGTTTTGCCATCCATAGCATGGCGTAACGGGCCCAGCCCACGAGAGGACATTTGATGCCGAGCGGAACACAAAACAATCCGTGGTTGATCTCAGGATTTCTCCTCACGGTGTTTGTCCTGGGGTGGCATTTTTTTACGATGAGGCCGACGTTTGATGCGCGGGGTATGTCTGAGGAACAACTCCAACTGATGGAATTCAATGGCGACATCGTCAGAACGTCTGACGGTGGATATACGTGGAATCCGGAAAAGGAAAAAGTGAAGGGAGTGCCCGGTCCCTTGGCGGTACTGGAAAAGGCCAGGACCGAGCTGGCCGAGGCGTTCGAGAAAAAAGGAACGAACGACCATGGGATCGCGTATTTGGTGGGGTATACGGTCTCGCGGTTCGCCGCGGGATTTCTCGCGGCCTCGATCGTCGCCATCATGCTGGGCATTCTGCTCGGGCTGAACAAAGTCCTGTTTCGCGCGGTCAATCCGTACATTCAGATTCTCAAGCCGATCTCTCCGTTAGCATGGATGCCCTTGTTGCTGTATACGGTGAAGGACCCGAAATGGACGGCGGTGCTCGTGGTCTTCATGGCGGCGCTCTGGCCCACCCTGGCCACGACGGCGTTTGGGGTCAATTCGTTGCGGAAGGACTACTTGCATGTCGCTGCCATTCTGCAACTCTCCTGGATTAAGCGGCTTTTCAAAGTCATCCTGCCGGGAGCGGCACCGACCATCGTTAACGGCCTGCGGATTTCATTCGGAAGCGCACTCGTAGCGGTTGTGCCGGCCGAGATGCTGCTGGGAGAACTGGGCGTCGGCTACTTGAGCTGGATCGAATGGAATAACCTCGACATCGCGGGGGTGATTTTTGCGATCCTGGTGGTCGGGTTCGTCGGAGTGATCCTGGATTCAGGGTTTAACAAGCTGGCGGGTCTGGTTACGTACCAGGAGTGAGCGGTGAAGCCATCAGCAATCAGCAGTCAGCGCGGATCTCTTCAGCTGATAGCTGAGCGCCGAAGGCTGACAGCTGTGTCCAAGGATTAATCCATGGCCTTTCTTCAAGTCGATCATGCGACCAAATATTTCCCGAACCCGTCGGGAGAGGGGGAGGTCTGCATTTTCAGGGACGTGACGATCAAGATCGAGAAGGGTGAATTCGTCACAACCATCGGCCATTCCGGTTGCGGCAAGAGCACGTTGCTGAACATCATCGCCGGTTTGGAGACGATGTCCGAAGGCGGCGTCATACTCAACGGACGGGAAGCATCGGGTCCGGGGTTGGACCGCATGGTCGTCTTTCAGAACTTCGCGCTCATGCCGTGGATGACGGTGTTTGAAAACATCGCATTGGCGGTCCGGTCGGCCTATCCGGATTGGAACCGCGAGCAAGTGACTGCGCATGTTCATAAATATATTGCCTTGGTGGGACTCACAGGGGCTGAGAACAAACGACCGACGGCCCTCTCGGGTGGCATGAAGCAACGGGTCGGGTTGGCGCGAGCCTTCTCGATCGAGCCGAAAGTGTTGTTGTTGGATGAGCCGTTCGCCCAAATCGATGCGTTGACCAGAGGGGTGATTCAGGAGGAACTGATCCAAATGTGGAACACCTCCCGAAACACCGTCTTCATGGTCACCCACGACGTGGATGAGGCTATCTTGCTGTCCGACCGTATCATGCTCATGACCAACGGTCCGGAGGCGCGCATCGCGGAAATTGTCGACGTGACGGTTCCACGGCCTCGTTCGCGTGCGACCATCATCGAGCACCCGCATTACTATCGAATCAGAAATCACATCATTCATTTCCTGGT
Proteins encoded:
- the glnA gene encoding type I glutamate--ammonia ligase; this translates as MNVREVLEFAKKNKVQIVDLKFVDLIGTWQHFSIPVNELTEGLFKDGSGMDGSSIRGWKAINNSDMLVVPDPATAFLDPFCSVPTLSLVGNVVDPISRETYDRDPRFIAQKAEKHLQSTKIGDISYWGPEAEFFIFDQARYDQTSHSGYYFIDSEEGVWNSGQEGFNLGGKIRHKEGYFPVPPTDTQQDIRSEMILEMEKAGIEIEKHHHEVATAGQAEIDIRFDSLVRTADKMMMYKYVVKNVARRHGKTATFMPKPIFGDNGSGMHTHQSIWKEGKPLFAGKEYAGVSQICLHYIGGILKHAPALAAFTNPSTNSYKRLTPGFEAPVLLAYSSRNRSAGIRIPMYSPSPKAKRIEVRFPDPACNPYLSFAAMLMAGLDGIENKINPGEPAEKDLYDLEPKEAAKIRTMPGSLDEALTNLERDHQFLLKGGVFSEDLIDAWIGYKRSKEVDTMRLRPHPYEFFLYYDV
- a CDS encoding nitrate ABC transporter ATP-binding protein (This model describes the ATP binding subunits of ATP-binding cassette (ABC) transporters for nitrate transport, or for bicarbonate transport, in bacteria and archaea.), whose protein sequence is MAFLQVDHATKYFPNPSGEGEVCIFRDVTIKIEKGEFVTTIGHSGCGKSTLLNIIAGLETMSEGGVILNGREASGPGLDRMVVFQNFALMPWMTVFENIALAVRSAYPDWNREQVTAHVHKYIALVGLTGAENKRPTALSGGMKQRVGLARAFSIEPKVLLLDEPFAQIDALTRGVIQEELIQMWNTSRNTVFMVTHDVDEAILLSDRIMLMTNGPEARIAEIVDVTVPRPRSRATIIEHPHYYRIRNHIIHFLVRHAKHEPSDEATPAEASVSVAPVEVNFEKESPRAQLTVL
- a CDS encoding CmpA/NrtA family ABC transporter substrate-binding protein, producing the protein MEQSVVAAVLQAAGPTRRQLLAGLGGAALVTLIGEVLPLDKLNAFAADPVGKPEKKDVVVGFIPITCGTPIIMAEPLGFYKKHGLNASVKRAAGWAMIRDWAVNKEVDAAHMLTPMPLAITLGAGSVPTPIYMPAVENINGQAITLHIKHKGVKTAADMKGFRFCVPFDFSMHNYLLRYFLAEGGVHPDKDVQIRVVPPPEMVANLKAGNVDGYLGPDPFNQRAVYENVGFIYKLSKEIWDRHPCCAFTVTKEFATTYPNTFLAMWRAIVDATHYASDPSHRKEIAAAIAPTNYLNQPVTVLEQVLTGTYADGLGAIKKEPNRIDFDPYPWHSMAIWIMTQMKRWGHLKGDVNYKAVAEQVYRAADCDRIAKELGYPTHQSTSMKHTIMGKVFDPDQADAYVKSFAIHSMA
- a CDS encoding ABC transporter permease, whose amino-acid sequence is MPSGTQNNPWLISGFLLTVFVLGWHFFTMRPTFDARGMSEEQLQLMEFNGDIVRTSDGGYTWNPEKEKVKGVPGPLAVLEKARTELAEAFEKKGTNDHGIAYLVGYTVSRFAAGFLAASIVAIMLGILLGLNKVLFRAVNPYIQILKPISPLAWMPLLLYTVKDPKWTAVLVVFMAALWPTLATTAFGVNSLRKDYLHVAAILQLSWIKRLFKVILPGAAPTIVNGLRISFGSALVAVVPAEMLLGELGVGYLSWIEWNNLDIAGVIFAILVVGFVGVILDSGFNKLAGLVTYQE